One Sphingomonas endolithica DNA segment encodes these proteins:
- a CDS encoding PRC-barrel domain-containing protein, which yields MADIAGWIALAATCVAALMTAANLGARITGWGFVVFTVGALAWIVVGYTTDQTQLLWSNIFLGLVDLFGIWRWLGRRTRFSDAARAEEKLSERRAGENLFSLAALDGMPVVGPDGEVVAYAVDAFAACAGGQIDYLIVREGGVAGVGETLRRLPWRNIRVGDKALNTDLPAAALTDLPRAAGD from the coding sequence ATGGCAGACATTGCAGGCTGGATCGCGCTGGCGGCGACATGCGTCGCGGCGTTGATGACCGCCGCCAACCTTGGTGCGCGGATCACCGGCTGGGGCTTCGTCGTCTTTACCGTCGGCGCATTGGCCTGGATCGTCGTCGGCTATACGACGGACCAAACGCAATTGCTGTGGTCGAACATCTTTCTCGGGCTGGTCGACCTGTTCGGCATCTGGCGCTGGCTCGGCCGCCGCACCCGCTTCAGCGATGCGGCGCGGGCGGAGGAGAAGCTCAGCGAACGCCGGGCCGGCGAGAACCTTTTCTCGCTTGCCGCGCTGGACGGCATGCCGGTGGTGGGGCCCGATGGGGAGGTGGTCGCCTACGCCGTGGACGCTTTCGCAGCCTGCGCCGGGGGACAGATCGACTATCTCATCGTGCGCGAAGGCGGCGTGGCGGGTGTCGGCGAGACGCTGCGCCGCTTGCCCTGGCGCAACATCCGCGTTGGCGACAAGGCGCTGAATACCGATCTACCGGCGGCCGCGCTGACCGACCTGCCGCGCGCCGCAGGTGATTGA
- a CDS encoding alpha/beta hydrolase family esterase, whose protein sequence is MRHLSDTIARLSARHAMPHGSAPAATRLAPLPDFGSNPGQLKAWRFVPEKLPAGAPLIVVLHGCTQTAAGYDQGSGWSDLAEREGFALLYPEQQRANNPNLCFNWFVPGDIARDGGEAESIRQMVAQMVADLAIDPARIFVTGLSAGGAMTSVMLATYPEVFAGGAVIAGLPFGCATTMPEAFDRMRGHGIPGDAALAGRVRGAAAHQGEWPLLSVWHGNADATVAPANMDALVGQWRTLQDLPAAPTATEQVDGHTRRLWCDRAGKPRIEAFTIAGMGHGTPIAPHVGGGGTAMPYMLDVGISSTDHIAAFWGIAELQTSSHVGSHPAAAEPAVERHAASPFAAVPAGVAKTIDDALRSAGLVR, encoded by the coding sequence ATGCGCCACCTTTCTGACACGATCGCCCGCCTGTCCGCCCGGCATGCCATGCCGCATGGCAGTGCTCCGGCGGCCACGCGGCTCGCTCCCTTGCCCGACTTCGGCAGCAATCCGGGGCAGCTCAAGGCATGGCGCTTTGTGCCGGAGAAGCTGCCCGCTGGAGCACCGCTGATCGTCGTCCTGCACGGCTGCACCCAGACCGCGGCTGGCTATGATCAGGGATCAGGCTGGTCCGACCTCGCCGAGCGCGAGGGCTTCGCGTTGCTATATCCCGAGCAGCAGCGCGCGAATAATCCCAATCTGTGCTTCAACTGGTTCGTGCCTGGCGACATCGCCCGTGACGGTGGAGAGGCGGAATCGATCCGCCAGATGGTGGCGCAGATGGTCGCCGACCTGGCGATCGATCCGGCGCGTATCTTCGTCACCGGCCTATCCGCCGGCGGGGCGATGACGTCGGTCATGCTGGCCACCTATCCCGAGGTGTTCGCTGGCGGTGCCGTGATCGCCGGGCTGCCCTTCGGCTGCGCGACGACCATGCCCGAGGCATTCGATAGGATGCGCGGACACGGAATCCCGGGCGATGCAGCGCTGGCCGGCCGCGTGCGCGGCGCTGCCGCGCATCAAGGCGAGTGGCCCTTGCTGTCGGTGTGGCACGGCAATGCGGACGCGACCGTGGCGCCGGCCAACATGGATGCGCTGGTCGGCCAGTGGCGAACGTTGCAGGATCTGCCAGCCGCGCCGACGGCCACCGAGCAGGTCGATGGCCACACCCGCCGCTTATGGTGCGATCGCGCAGGCAAGCCGCGTATCGAGGCATTCACGATCGCCGGCATGGGCCATGGCACGCCGATCGCGCCGCATGTCGGCGGCGGGGGCACCGCCATGCCGTACATGCTGGATGTCGGTATTTCCTCGACGGATCATATCGCCGCTTTCTGGGGTATCGCCGAGTTGCAGACATCGTCGCATGTCGGATCTCACCCGGCAGCGGCCGAGCCGGCGGTCGAGCGTCACGCGGCAAGCCCTTTTGCCGCGGTACCCGCTGGCGTTGCAAAGACCATCGACGATGCGCTGCGGTCTGCGGGCCTCGTGCGCTAA
- a CDS encoding L,D-transpeptidase family protein, with amino-acid sequence MRHSASRLILCGGRYLLPAAALIAPLSTSTLLAQETPVVPAAQATPLPPPSAPALPQLSDAQAQQLVALIDRDALAQGLRERGGTPIADLDHDSLVRTALDHARAVHSGRLDTGDFQQDWGIRPQTYDPLPAFADAVRRDRIAAWIASLPPPYAGYDTLVAGLARYRALAAQGGWRDTASGTDLKIGATGPRVVALRQRLALEDAALPASGERFDTPLVEAVRRAQRRYGLNPTGTVGAQTIAALNVPVEARVRQIMANMERWRWLPTELEKNRVQVNIAAAVLTVFEGDAPVMSMKAVTGRPGDETPMLVSQIHSIVLNPPWNVPSSIADRELWPKERANPGYLKRNGFRVIDTGGGKRLQQSSERSALGRFKFDFDNSFAVYLHDTPAQAGFSRFDRLASHGCVRLEKPADLAKLLMKTTPEWSPETIDATVTEGKTVRAKLADPVAVYLLYWTAFANAGGQVSFRDDPYHWDGTLAKKIEARSARQALAAR; translated from the coding sequence ATGCGTCATAGTGCAAGCCGCCTCATCCTTTGCGGCGGCCGGTATCTGCTCCCGGCAGCAGCCCTCATAGCTCCGCTCTCGACCTCGACGCTCCTTGCCCAGGAGACGCCCGTAGTGCCCGCGGCTCAGGCGACCCCGCTGCCCCCTCCGTCCGCACCCGCGCTTCCGCAGCTGAGCGACGCCCAGGCGCAGCAGCTCGTCGCGCTGATCGACCGCGATGCGCTCGCCCAGGGCCTGCGCGAGCGTGGCGGAACGCCAATCGCCGACCTTGATCACGATTCGCTGGTCCGAACCGCACTCGATCATGCCCGCGCGGTGCATTCCGGGCGGCTCGATACTGGCGACTTCCAGCAGGATTGGGGGATCAGGCCGCAAACCTACGATCCGCTGCCCGCTTTTGCCGACGCGGTGCGGCGCGACCGGATCGCTGCCTGGATCGCCTCGCTGCCGCCACCTTATGCCGGGTATGACACGCTCGTGGCCGGCCTTGCCCGCTACCGGGCACTCGCCGCGCAAGGCGGCTGGCGCGATACCGCGTCCGGCACGGACCTGAAGATCGGCGCGACCGGGCCGCGCGTCGTCGCGCTGCGTCAGCGCCTGGCGCTGGAGGATGCAGCATTGCCTGCCTCCGGCGAGCGCTTCGATACGCCGCTGGTCGAGGCAGTCCGCCGCGCGCAGCGCCGCTATGGGCTCAACCCGACCGGTACGGTCGGGGCGCAGACGATCGCCGCGCTCAACGTGCCGGTCGAGGCGCGCGTGCGCCAGATCATGGCCAACATGGAACGCTGGCGCTGGTTGCCGACCGAACTCGAGAAGAACCGGGTGCAGGTGAACATCGCCGCCGCCGTGCTGACCGTGTTCGAGGGTGACGCGCCCGTCATGTCGATGAAGGCGGTGACCGGCCGGCCGGGCGACGAGACCCCGATGCTGGTGTCGCAGATCCACAGCATCGTGCTGAACCCGCCATGGAACGTGCCCTCCTCGATCGCCGACCGCGAATTGTGGCCCAAGGAACGCGCCAATCCCGGCTATCTCAAGCGCAATGGCTTCCGCGTTATCGATACCGGTGGCGGCAAGCGGCTGCAGCAATCGTCGGAGCGGAGCGCGCTTGGCCGCTTCAAATTCGACTTCGACAATTCCTTTGCCGTGTATCTGCACGATACGCCGGCCCAGGCGGGGTTCTCGCGCTTCGATCGCCTGGCGAGCCACGGCTGCGTCCGGCTGGAAAAGCCCGCCGACCTTGCCAAGCTGCTGATGAAGACCACGCCGGAATGGTCGCCGGAGACGATCGACGCCACCGTGACCGAGGGGAAGACGGTGCGCGCCAAGCTGGCCGATCCGGTGGCGGTTTACCTGCTCTACTGGACGGCATTCGCCAATGCCGGGGGCCAAGTGAGCTTCCGCGACGATCCCTATCATTGGGACGGCACGTTGGCGAAGAAGATCGAAGCCCGCTCGGCCCGCCAGGCGCTTGCTGCACGATGA